In Populus alba chromosome 1, ASM523922v2, whole genome shotgun sequence, a single window of DNA contains:
- the LOC118053980 gene encoding cytochrome b561 and DOMON domain-containing protein At5g47530: MARYVIFSMTIFLAFCMLSCKAQQQPCATYKFSNNKQFSSCIDLPVLSSSLHWNYHPSSNRVDVAFRHTGVTDRRWIAWAINPTSGGMIGSQAIVSFPRTDGGLAVYTSPITSYGTQLEQGNLSFPVLDLSASNQNNEMIIYASLELHGNISTVNHLWQVGPMSENTPMMHSVAPSSPNVKSMGSLDFLSGRITTTRSSSSTLRNIHGILNTVSWGILMPIGAVIARYLKRFEAADPLWFYLHVSCQLLAYILGGLAGFGSGIFLGARSHGIEHSSHKIIGIVLFCLATAQVFGGLVRPDKDSKYRPFFNWFHLLAGCSTLILGILNIYKGFDILHAAKFWRLAYSGVILTLLLATLLLEIYTRWCMPVAKRSMSDTVDNNTSTVVAVAAMEV; encoded by the coding sequence ATGGCTCGTTATGTGATTTTTTCGATGACCATCTTTCTTGCTTTTTGTATGCTGTCATGCAAAGCACAGCAACAACCATGCGCAACCTACAAATTTTCGAACAACAAACAGTTCTCTTCTTGCATTGATTTGCCTGTTTTGAGTTCCTCTCTTCACTGGAACTACCATCCATCATCCAACAGAGTTGATGTTGCCTTCAGGCATACTGGTGTGACTGATCGCAGATGGATTGCTTGGGCTATCAATCCAACTTCAGGAGGGATGATTGGTTCGCAAGCGATCGTTTCTTTTCCGAGAACGGATGGAGGGCTTGCAGTTTATACTTCGCCGATAACAAGTTATGGAACGCAATTGGAACAAGGAAATCTTAGCTTTCCTGTCTTGGACTTGTCTGCTTCCAATCAGAACAATGAGATGATAATCTATGCAAGCTTGGAGCTCCATGGAAACATCAGTACAGTCAATCATCTCTGGCAAGTAGGTCCAATGTCTGAAAACACTCCAATGATGCATAGTGTTGCTCCATCCAGTCCCAATGTTAAATCCATGGGGAGTTTGGACTTCCTTTCCGGAAGGATTACAACGACAAGAAGTTCTTCAAGCACACTGAGAAATATCCATGGAATATTGAACACGGTAAGCTGGGGTATTCTAATGCCTATCGGGGCCGTCATTGCAAGATACTTGAAAAGGTTCGAAGCTGCAGACCCTTTATGGTTCTATTTGCATGTTAGCTGTCAGCTGCTGGCCTATATTCTTGGTGGTCTAGCTGGATTTGGGAGTGGGATATTTCTTGGCGCAAGGTCTCATGGAATTGAACATAGCTCTCACAAAATCATCGGCATTGTCCTCTTCTGCCTTGCAACAGCACAGGTGTTTGGTGGTCTGGTCAGACCTGACAAAGACAGCAAGTATCGCCCCTTCTTCAACTGGTTTCACTTGCTTGCGGGTTGCTCAACACTTATCCTAGGCATTCTCAACATATACAAAGGATTTGACATATTGCACGCTGCAAAATTTTGGAGGCTGGCCTACAGTGGTGTAATACTAACTTTGCTATTGGCCACGCTACTTTTGGAAATATACACAAGGTGGTGCATGCCAGTAGCTAAGCGTTCTATGTCAGATACGGTGGACAACAACACATCCACTGTCGTTGCAGTAGCTGCAATGGAGGTTTAG